Proteins from one Pyrobaculum neutrophilum V24Sta genomic window:
- a CDS encoding M20 family metallopeptidase — protein sequence MEEKAVSLLSKLISIPTVNPPGENYAQFVDAAERYFKSLGLDTEVLEVPRSEVASRCPECADHPRYILLARLGEPKIHFNGHYDVVPPGPQESWKITKPFEPLYRDGRLYGRGAVDMKGGITSIMLAVERATAAGLKNFEVSLVPDEEIGGETGAGYLARSGKVKAPWVIIAEGSGEDNIWIGHRGLVWFMVEVYGKQTHGSTPWLGLNAFEGAVYIAHRLQEYIRAVSTRASRYEYDDPRGATPTVTIGGEVRGSVKTNVVPGYFAFSVDRRVIPEENVEDVKREFISFIERVARDIPHKVEVKVTNVSEAALVEPSHPLVETLASAVEKVIGRRPRRTVCIGGLDARFFIKAGLPTVTYGPGPIGMAHAPDEYVEVRQVVNVAEAYLNLIKSVNAKG from the coding sequence ATGGAAGAAAAAGCCGTGTCTCTCCTGAGCAAGCTCATCTCGATACCTACCGTGAATCCCCCCGGTGAGAACTACGCCCAGTTTGTAGACGCCGCCGAGAGGTACTTCAAATCTCTGGGTCTCGACACGGAGGTTTTGGAGGTCCCGAGGTCGGAGGTGGCGAGCAGATGTCCAGAGTGCGCAGACCACCCCCGGTACATACTGTTGGCTAGGCTGGGGGAGCCGAAGATACACTTCAACGGCCACTACGACGTCGTTCCTCCGGGTCCGCAGGAGAGCTGGAAAATCACAAAGCCCTTTGAACCCCTCTACAGAGATGGGAGACTATACGGCAGAGGCGCCGTGGATATGAAGGGGGGGATCACGTCGATTATGCTGGCCGTTGAGAGAGCTACGGCGGCCGGGCTGAAGAACTTCGAGGTGTCTCTGGTGCCAGATGAGGAGATAGGCGGTGAGACGGGCGCCGGCTACCTAGCCCGCTCCGGCAAGGTCAAAGCGCCGTGGGTCATCATCGCCGAGGGCTCGGGAGAGGACAACATATGGATCGGCCACAGAGGCCTCGTCTGGTTCATGGTGGAGGTCTACGGCAAGCAGACCCACGGCTCAACCCCCTGGCTTGGCCTAAACGCCTTCGAAGGAGCGGTCTACATCGCGCATAGGCTTCAGGAGTACATAAGAGCGGTCTCCACTAGAGCCAGCAGGTACGAGTACGACGACCCGCGGGGGGCGACGCCCACGGTCACAATAGGCGGCGAGGTGAGGGGGTCCGTGAAAACCAACGTGGTCCCAGGCTACTTCGCCTTTTCCGTAGACAGGAGGGTTATACCCGAGGAAAACGTCGAAGATGTGAAACGAGAGTTCATCTCGTTCATAGAGAGGGTCGCCAGAGACATACCGCATAAGGTGGAGGTGAAGGTCACAAACGTCTCCGAGGCCGCCCTCGTCGAGCCCAGCCACCCGTTGGTCGAGACGCTGGCGTCGGCTGTCGAGAAGGTAATCGGTAGAAGGCCTAGGAGGACGGTGTGTATTGGCGGGTTAGACGCAAGGTTTTTCATAAAGGCTGGGCTACCGACGGTCACATACGGGCCGGGGCCTATAGGGATGGCCCACGCGCCTGATGAATACGTCGAAGTTAGACAGGTGGTCAACGTGGCCGAGGCGTACCTCAACCTCATCAAGAGCGTAAACGCAAAAGGTTAG
- a CDS encoding SagB/ThcOx family dehydrogenase — MRRRDFIKFLTATPLGRLVAGVAAASISAALIYLDTAQRDVRKAARGGLYEVLLPFPRLRGSISLEEALANRRSVREFSDDPITLEELGQLLWATYGISEVRHGFRTAPSAGALYPLEIYAVVGERGVAYGGGFLEAGVYHYDVYRHSLVLRRRGDFREALYRAALEQDWVLAAPLSIVIAAVYQRTARVYGERGRVRYVPMDVGHAGQNLYLQAVALGLGTVAVGAFDDGAVAEALGLPPEETPLYIMPVGRPRVPYRLEEEDLRAFYSARRSS, encoded by the coding sequence ATGCGCAGAAGGGACTTTATAAAGTTCCTAACCGCGACCCCCCTCGGGAGGTTGGTAGCGGGCGTCGCGGCGGCGTCTATATCGGCGGCACTGATATATCTAGATACTGCCCAAAGAGACGTGAGAAAGGCGGCCCGTGGAGGATTGTACGAGGTGTTGCTCCCCTTCCCCCGTCTACGCGGCTCTATATCGCTAGAGGAGGCCTTGGCGAACAGGAGGTCTGTGAGAGAGTTTAGCGACGACCCCATCACGCTGGAGGAGCTCGGGCAGTTGTTATGGGCTACCTACGGCATTTCCGAGGTGAGACACGGCTTTAGAACTGCGCCAAGCGCCGGCGCTTTGTACCCATTGGAGATCTACGCGGTGGTTGGAGAGAGGGGGGTGGCCTACGGAGGGGGGTTTCTAGAAGCCGGCGTGTACCACTACGACGTGTATAGACACAGCCTGGTGTTGCGTAGGAGGGGCGACTTCAGAGAGGCTCTCTACCGCGCCGCGCTCGAGCAAGACTGGGTGCTTGCCGCCCCTCTTTCGATCGTCATCGCCGCCGTCTACCAGAGGACCGCCAGGGTATACGGCGAGAGGGGGCGCGTCCGCTATGTGCCGATGGACGTGGGCCACGCCGGCCAGAACCTCTACCTCCAAGCCGTCGCGCTGGGGTTAGGCACAGTAGCCGTGGGGGCCTTCGACGACGGGGCTGTGGCTGAGGCGCTGGGGCTACCGCCGGAGGAGACCCCCCTCTACATAATGCCCGTGGGGAGGCCGCGCGTTCCCTATAGGCTGGAGGAGGAGGATCTCAGGGCTTTCTACAGCGCTCGGCGGAGCTCCTAA
- a CDS encoding methyltransferase domain-containing protein, with product MGLGQSWHYVREAYRRIWRAYERANLVATLGGVDRWRREAVSLYYRRFGESPLKVVDAGAGPGNMARCLKGIRYVVALDATPEMLSLNAEADEKIVGIFEQMPFRDGSFDLLVAGYSLHASIDIERATAEFARVAKHQVVVSIGKPDNKLARRLLLLYTKHVLPWLVCLFTPRDVCLEYKKIHTIVQALPTNSKLREVVERYAEVIDFRVRAWGAVYLYLASSRLSSTQQRR from the coding sequence GTGGGGCTTGGCCAAAGCTGGCATTACGTCAGAGAGGCGTATAGGAGGATCTGGAGGGCATACGAGAGGGCAAACCTCGTCGCTACTCTAGGCGGGGTCGATCGGTGGCGTAGAGAGGCTGTCTCCCTGTACTACAGAAGATTTGGAGAGAGCCCTCTTAAGGTTGTCGACGCCGGCGCCGGCCCCGGCAACATGGCCCGTTGTCTAAAAGGCATTCGATACGTCGTCGCCCTCGATGCAACTCCAGAGATGCTAAGCCTCAACGCGGAGGCCGATGAAAAAATCGTTGGGATTTTTGAACAGATGCCGTTTAGAGATGGGAGCTTCGACCTCTTGGTCGCCGGCTATTCGCTACACGCCTCGATAGACATTGAGCGGGCAACGGCTGAGTTCGCCAGAGTAGCGAAGCATCAAGTGGTGGTGTCTATAGGTAAGCCGGACAACAAGCTGGCTAGGAGGCTACTGCTCCTATATACAAAACACGTCTTGCCCTGGCTAGTGTGCCTCTTCACGCCTAGAGATGTCTGCCTGGAGTACAAGAAGATACATACAATAGTGCAAGCGCTGCCTACCAACTCTAAGCTCAGAGAGGTCGTGGAGAGGTACGCGGAGGTGATCGACTTCCGCGTGAGAGCTTGGGGGGCCGTCTACCTATATCTGGCCTCTAGCCGCCTATCTTCCACACAGCAACGTAGATAG
- a CDS encoding transposase translates to MISKIDDPKLRDKIYKASFRGMLKEIIRKARERGIPVVKVNPRGTSSSCPRCGRRLVRGSAPRHLLCPNCGWEGGRDVAAVINIERRALEVLEEGRVSPGPMPDDPTPEVSWIPMTAWARRKSLGATA, encoded by the coding sequence ATGATATCAAAAATAGATGATCCAAAGCTCAGAGATAAAATATATAAGGCGTCATTTAGAGGTATGTTGAAAGAGATTATACGTAAGGCTAGGGAGAGGGGGATCCCCGTGGTGAAAGTAAACCCACGGGGAACCTCCTCCTCCTGCCCGCGGTGCGGGAGGAGGTTGGTGAGGGGCTCTGCCCCGAGGCACCTCCTCTGCCCCAACTGCGGGTGGGAAGGGGGGAGGGATGTGGCGGCGGTGATAAACATTGAAAGAAGAGCGTTGGAGGTACTCGAGGAGGGCCGTGTGTCGCCCGGCCCCATGCCCGATGACCCCACGCCCGAGGTATCTTGGATACCTATGACGGCGTGGGCGAGGAGGAAGTCCCTAGGCGCAACAGCCTAG
- a CDS encoding transposase, whose protein sequence is METGDSIEGSGRKKRSRRRKKNKNAENKDVKKDVLTHAVVVPSARLSWRKINLLKELEEKYKELVIQFVEYGFKHGVTGHVSLRKALYEELRRRHPDLPSHYIYTAAQDASQRIKSFLALKREGKARTERPEVRKVSVWLDDRLWAPDGYTAVRVATHRGRITIPLRPTKQFWKHINGGWRLKSQPKLKLDEKRRVVYVYFVFEKEIEEKLAKGVVAVDLNENNVTVKIGNKVFMFETRIRGITLGYNSRREVMQSVKGNRYTSRALKRNELSKKSDIRRKIANLIVKEAERLGAAIAVENLPRDAPKI, encoded by the coding sequence ATGGAAACAGGGGATAGTATAGAGGGAAGCGGACGGAAGAAGCGTAGCCGGAGGCGCAAGAAGAACAAAAACGCTGAGAATAAAGACGTGAAGAAAGACGTTCTGACGCACGCCGTCGTTGTCCCCAGCGCCCGACTCAGCTGGCGCAAGATAAACCTCCTAAAGGAGCTGGAGGAGAAGTATAAGGAGCTCGTCATCCAGTTCGTCGAATACGGCTTTAAACACGGCGTGACTGGGCACGTCTCGCTCCGCAAAGCTCTGTATGAAGAGCTACGCAGAAGACATCCAGACCTCCCCTCTCACTACATCTACACGGCGGCGCAGGACGCTTCCCAACGCATAAAGAGCTTCCTCGCACTGAAGCGAGAAGGCAAGGCGAGGACCGAGAGGCCGGAGGTGAGGAAGGTATCCGTATGGCTCGACGACCGTCTCTGGGCGCCCGACGGATACACGGCGGTAAGGGTGGCGACGCACAGAGGTCGGATAACGATACCGCTGCGGCCGACCAAGCAGTTCTGGAAGCACATCAACGGCGGGTGGAGGCTGAAGTCACAGCCGAAGCTCAAGCTGGACGAAAAGAGGAGAGTAGTATACGTTTACTTTGTGTTTGAGAAAGAGATAGAAGAGAAGCTGGCGAAGGGCGTCGTCGCCGTTGACCTCAACGAGAACAACGTGACGGTGAAGATCGGCAACAAGGTGTTTATGTTTGAGACGAGAATCAGAGGCATCACGCTCGGTTACAACAGCAGGCGAGAGGTTATGCAGTCCGTCAAAGGCAACCGCTATACAAGCCGCGCACTTAAGAGGAATGAATTGAGCAAGAAGAGTGATATTAGGAGAAAGATCGCCAACCTCATCGTCAAAGAGGCAGAGCGCCTCGGCGCCGCAATTGCAGTTGAAAATTTGCCAAGGGATGCACCAAAAATATGA
- a CDS encoding trimeric intracellular cation channel family protein — protein MYAEVIVEVLNYVGIVAFAVSGALKAGEKNMDLLGFITLGFSTALAGGIIRDVLLGRVPPVNIVYLPYPATAILASVATFLLYPHVRRHKDVVLYPDALGLGAFAAIGADVTASYCSHHGAASCWLLVVMLSSITAAGGGVVRDILAGEIPLILRREVYASAAAAGGVIYLATLPLGREAAMLITISAVTAIRIAALWKGWELPKVVSQPGAH, from the coding sequence ATGTACGCAGAGGTCATAGTCGAGGTTCTCAACTACGTGGGGATCGTCGCCTTTGCTGTCTCCGGCGCCTTGAAAGCGGGCGAGAAAAACATGGACCTCCTAGGCTTCATAACCCTTGGCTTTTCCACAGCCCTTGCCGGAGGCATAATCAGAGATGTTCTGCTGGGCAGGGTGCCGCCTGTCAACATAGTGTATCTGCCCTACCCAGCTACCGCGATACTTGCGTCGGTAGCCACCTTCCTCCTGTATCCACATGTACGGAGGCACAAAGACGTGGTGTTGTACCCAGACGCCCTGGGGCTGGGCGCCTTCGCTGCAATAGGAGCCGACGTCACAGCGTCGTACTGCTCTCACCACGGGGCGGCGAGCTGTTGGCTGTTGGTGGTGATGCTGTCTTCCATCACCGCCGCGGGCGGAGGCGTGGTGCGGGACATACTGGCGGGGGAGATCCCGCTTATCCTCAGGAGGGAGGTCTACGCCTCCGCAGCCGCCGCAGGCGGGGTGATATACCTCGCGACGCTCCCCCTTGGAAGAGAGGCGGCCATGTTGATCACCATATCTGCGGTAACCGCCATCAGAATTGCGGCGCTGTGGAAGGGCTGGGAGCTACCCAAGGTTGTTTCCCAACCCGGCGCACACTGA
- a CDS encoding 2'-5' RNA ligase family protein produces MGYIYGVLPPIPPLRPFEGVVPLKPHITLVKIRSPAKVEVRYRQFVVRLGPVVLMPSAARPRYIALKAEPYGELAALRSLLQSALGDAVEERHADFKPHLSVYAVRLKRPTADELSPAVEEASKYVGASFEVKAIHLIDTTGGVYMPIYSLPLYA; encoded by the coding sequence ATGGGCTACATCTACGGCGTTTTGCCGCCCATACCCCCCCTACGCCCCTTCGAGGGGGTTGTCCCCCTTAAGCCCCACATAACGCTGGTGAAGATTAGAAGCCCGGCGAAGGTCGAGGTTAGGTATAGGCAGTTCGTAGTTAGGCTAGGCCCGGTGGTTCTTATGCCAAGCGCCGCAAGGCCGAGATACATCGCGCTGAAGGCTGAGCCCTACGGGGAACTAGCTGCCTTGCGGTCTCTTCTACAATCGGCGCTTGGAGATGCAGTAGAGGAGAGACACGCGGACTTCAAGCCGCATTTGTCGGTCTATGCGGTGCGCTTGAAGCGGCCTACAGCCGACGAGCTGTCTCCAGCCGTGGAGGAGGCCTCGAAGTACGTGGGAGCCTCCTTCGAGGTCAAGGCGATCCACCTGATAGACACCACGGGGGGCGTCTACATGCCTATATACAGCCTACCCCTCTATGCGTAG